A region of Natribaculum luteum DNA encodes the following proteins:
- a CDS encoding metal ABC transporter permease, producing the protein MEYDTRLRLERLGVFAVGVLAVVMLAFLAARGLAEYSSAAGLVATRLVDGGCTLGSVAGTRLLCFNFVWYSVATGVLVGIVGPLIGSYVVHREMALIGETLAHTAFAGVAFGIFFGSATNWGVSVLLAALVTGVIGAFGVQYLSSRTAAHGDVPIAIVLTGSFAIGTIVISLGRGFGGVSIDAYLFGQMAAVTQSGAQLMGVVSVVVVVLVAFNYKQFLFITFDEQAARVARLNVSAYNTLLILLTAVVVVGAMQILGIILVTAMLVVPVAAASAVADSFREAQYLSIILGEVSVLVGITAAFLYGLAPGGSIVVVAIVLYLVAVAIADRDSAVAAGA; encoded by the coding sequence ATGGAGTACGACACTCGTCTCCGTCTCGAGCGACTCGGCGTGTTCGCAGTGGGCGTGCTCGCGGTCGTGATGCTCGCGTTTCTGGCCGCTCGCGGGCTGGCCGAGTACAGTTCGGCGGCTGGCCTGGTCGCTACCCGACTGGTCGACGGCGGGTGTACCCTCGGGAGCGTCGCCGGGACCAGACTGCTCTGTTTCAACTTCGTCTGGTACTCGGTCGCGACGGGCGTGCTCGTCGGCATCGTCGGGCCGTTGATCGGGTCGTACGTCGTCCACCGCGAGATGGCGCTGATCGGCGAGACGCTCGCACACACCGCGTTCGCCGGCGTCGCCTTCGGGATCTTCTTCGGATCGGCGACGAACTGGGGCGTCTCGGTACTGCTCGCTGCCCTCGTCACGGGCGTCATCGGTGCGTTCGGCGTCCAGTACCTGTCCAGTCGGACCGCGGCACACGGCGACGTGCCGATCGCGATCGTCCTCACGGGGAGTTTCGCGATCGGGACGATCGTCATCAGCCTCGGACGCGGGTTCGGCGGCGTGAGCATCGACGCGTACCTGTTCGGCCAGATGGCGGCCGTCACCCAGAGCGGCGCTCAGTTGATGGGCGTCGTCAGCGTCGTCGTGGTCGTGCTGGTGGCGTTCAACTACAAACAGTTCCTCTTCATCACGTTCGACGAGCAGGCCGCCCGCGTCGCCAGGCTGAACGTATCGGCGTACAATACGCTGTTGATCCTGCTCACGGCCGTCGTCGTCGTCGGCGCGATGCAGATTCTGGGGATTATCCTCGTGACCGCGATGCTCGTCGTTCCGGTCGCCGCCGCCTCCGCGGTCGCCGACAGCTTCCGCGAGGCCCAGTACCTCTCGATCATCCTCGGCGAGGTCTCCGTTCTGGTCGGTATTACGGCCGCGTTCCTCTACGGACTCGCGCCCGGCGGCTCGATCGTCGTGGTCGCGATCGTGCTCTACCTCGTCGCGGTCGCGATCGCAGATCGGGACAGCGCCGTCGCCGCGGGTGCGTGA
- a CDS encoding metal ABC transporter ATP-binding protein, which translates to MENVTFGYGDQPAVENVSLTVEPGEFLGLVGPNGSGKTTLLLLMLGVLSPDEGRVELFGDPVDEFADGERIGYVSQKSTDAGSTMPVTVREVVTMGRFAHAGHRRLSDRDHEAVDEALETVGVRNLESRRINGLSGGQTQRAYIARALASEADLLAMDEPTVGVDARSREQFYGLLGDLNDRGITIILIEHDLGVVTDRADRIACINRTLYHHGSASSFAESDALEAAYGPNSEIVHHDH; encoded by the coding sequence ATGGAAAACGTCACGTTCGGATACGGAGACCAGCCTGCCGTCGAGAACGTCAGCCTGACGGTCGAACCCGGCGAGTTCCTCGGACTCGTCGGTCCCAACGGATCCGGCAAGACGACGCTGTTGTTGCTGATGCTCGGCGTCCTCTCGCCCGACGAGGGCCGGGTCGAACTGTTCGGCGACCCCGTCGACGAGTTCGCCGACGGCGAACGGATCGGCTACGTCTCCCAGAAGTCGACCGACGCGGGTTCGACGATGCCCGTCACCGTTCGCGAGGTCGTGACGATGGGCCGGTTCGCCCACGCCGGTCACCGCCGTCTTTCGGACCGCGACCACGAGGCCGTCGACGAGGCACTCGAGACGGTCGGTGTCCGCAACCTCGAGAGCCGCCGTATCAACGGGCTGTCTGGCGGACAGACACAGCGAGCGTACATCGCACGTGCGCTGGCCTCCGAGGCCGACCTGCTGGCGATGGACGAACCGACCGTCGGCGTCGACGCCCGGTCGCGAGAGCAGTTCTACGGCCTTCTCGGCGACCTTAACGATCGGGGAATCACGATCATTCTGATCGAGCACGACCTCGGTGTCGTCACCGATCGCGCCGATCGGATCGCCTGTATCAACCGCACGCTGTACCACCACGGGTCGGCGAGTTCGTTCGCCGAGAGCGATGCGCTCGAGGCGGCCTATGGACCGAACAGCGAAATCGTCCACCACGACCACTGA